One stretch of Plasmodium yoelii strain 17X genome assembly, chromosome: 5 DNA includes these proteins:
- a CDS encoding cytoplasmic dynein intermediate chain, putative has protein sequence MDSDVEYDILKPINEEERIRLQNKLNEQRIELEKKKIYLEELKKMNENGILNGNKITNVEEIPDPDEMVKKFINELEKEQDEDEINLKDKIKDNSNMKYIENHRINRNAKSDMFHVKQRSIEEYVDKSFLFKKKASVKNFNFKINKINEEKCIQIEKKMITNFDKSVQVDIISEKDENNLDTGNYMKRDKKGLYEKARGCQIKPSEKEKGKNNEKNDEQNDEQNDEQNDEQNDEQNGEKNGEKKKSQKIEQDIQNNIIKSKSFNQFIEKCSKIIERYIGEQEMFNATLNFDRNKFKNQSKDSENWEKLKLINKYYSKTYTNNRPITDIKTCNIYSELFLASYGASETSAYNDPDGYVLVWNSLMTNRPEYTLISQSPVCTCLFNKFNPYIVIGGTYTGNILLWDVRMNQKKSTHKTILSSQGHLHPIYCAEIIGTQNSHNLISVDTDGRLCNWSLSMLTYPSDIVDLKKINKEVSCSCFSFQEGEINTLYGGAEDGSIFQAQIHGNKTGITESYNIHSGPITSMQFHPFIEGMEDNNDLMLTSSVDWSCKLLSIKNPENILFTFDGFDDYIMDVKWNPAHPGIFATCTSNAKIQLWNISNDIENYYFETDLNVNAVNKIAWSHDGKKLIAADSNGFLTLWNASSDIYQPRSDEIAKFDKQIEKLKSNYTEFDIPEVEPI, from the coding sequence ATGGACAGTGACGTGGAATATGATATACTCAAGCCAATTAATGAAGAAGAAAGAATAAGATTACAAAACAAGCTAAATGAGCAAAGGAtagaattagaaaaaaaaaaaatatatttagaagaattaaaaaaaatgaatgaaaATGGAATATTAAAtggtaataaaataacaaatgtTGAAGAAATTCCAGATCCTGATGAAATggtaaaaaaatttattaatgaattagaaaaagaacaagatgaagatgaaataaatttgaaggataaaataaaagataataGTAACATGAAATATATCGAAAATCATAGAATTAATCGGAATGCCAAATCAGATATGTTTCATGTAAAACAAAGATCTATTGAAGAGTATGTAGACAAatcttttctttttaaaaaaaaagcatctgtaaaaaattttaattttaaaataaataaaataaacgaagaaaaatgtatacaaattgaaaaaaaaatgataacaaATTTTGACAAGTCGGTCCAAGTTGATATCATATctgaaaaagatgaaaataatttagatacaggaaattatatgaaaagaGATAAAAAAGGTTTATATGAAAAAGCAAGAGGATGCCAAATTAAACCAAgcgaaaaagaaaaaggaaaaaataacgaaaaaaatgatgagcAAAATGACGAGCAAAATGACGAGCAAAATGACGAGCAAAATGACGAGCAAAATGGCGAGAAAAATGgcgagaaaaaaaaaagccaAAAAATAGAACAAGacatacaaaataatataataaaaagtaAAAGTTTTAATCAGTTTATTGAAAAATGTTCAAAGATCATAGAAAGATATATAGGTGAACAAGAAATGTTTAATGCTACACTTAATTTTGatagaaataaatttaaaaatcaaTCTAAAGATTCTGAAAATTGggaaaaattaaaacttataaataaatactaTTCTAAAACATATACTAATAATAGACCAATAACAGATATAAAAacatgtaatatatatagtgaATTATTTTTAGCTTCTTATGGTGCATCTGAAACAAGTGCATATAACGATCCAGATGGATATGTATTAGTTTGGAATAGCTTAATGACTAATCGACCAGAATATACGCTTATATCTCAATCTCCTGTATGTACatgtttatttaataaatttaaccCATATATAGTTATTGGTGGTACATATACaggtaatatattattatgggATGTAAGAatgaatcaaaaaaaatcaactcataaaacaattttatcATCACAAGGACATTTACATCCTATATATTGTGCAGAAATTATAGGAACACAAAATTCACACAATTTAATAAGTGTTGATACTGATGGAAGATTATGTAATTGGTCATTAAGTATGCTTACATATCCATCTGATATagttgatttaaaaaaaataaataaagaagtATCTTGTTCATGTTTTTCATTTCAAGAAGGAGAAATAAATACATTATATGGTGGGGCAGAAGATGGTTCGATATTTCAAGCACAAATACATGGAAATAAAACTGGAATCACAGAatcatataatatacatagtGGACCAATCACATCAATGCAATTTCATCCATTTATTGAAGGTATGGAAGATAATAATGATCTTATGTTAACTTCATCTGTTGATTGGAGCTGTAAATTACTTAGTATAAAAAATccagaaaatattttatttacatttgaTGGATTTGATGATTACATAATGGATGTTAAATGGAATCCTGCACATCCAGGTATATTTGCAACATGCACTAGTAATGCTAAAATTCAATTATGGAATATTTCGAATGAtattgaaaattattattttgaaacAGATCTTAATGTAAATGCTGTTAATAAAATTGCGTGGTCACATGATGGGAAAAAACTAATTGCTGCAGATTCAAATGGGTTCTTAACATTATGGAATGCATCTAGTGATATATATCAACCAAGATCTGATGAAATTGCAAAATTTGATAAACAAATTGAAAAACTCAAATCAAACTATACTGAGTTTGATATTCCTGAAGTGGAACCCATCTAA
- a CDS encoding flagellar outer arm dynein-associated protein, putative: MSETDEILNRIKSYRGVVGVLVVNNEGLIIKSTFDQQQSDLHASLLTQLSTKARDIIRELDPQNDINFLRLRSKKHEIMIAPDNDYTLIVIQNPYADKDKN; this comes from the exons atg AGTGAAACAGACGAAATATTGAATAGAATTAAAAGCTATAGAGGGGTGGTAGGAGTTCTAGTAGTTAATAATGAAGGactaataataaaaagcACATTTGATCAACAACAATCTGATTTACATGCATCTTTACTTACTCAGTTATCAACAAAAGCAAGAGATATTATAAGAGAACTAGATCCTCAG aacgatataaattttttgcGGCTTCGATCAAAGAAGCATGAAATAATGATAGCACCAGATAATGATTACACATTAATTGTTATTCAGAATCCATATGCTGATAAGGATAAAAATTAA